A segment of the Leptolyngbya sp. NIES-3755 genome:
ATGGGCTTCGGGATGTGGAGCATTGTGCTTTCTCATGTGTTGTCGAATGTGAGTTGGCTGACAGTGTATCTAAAAAATCATCGCTGGAGACCGCCAAAGACTTTCACATTACAGCGATGGCAGGAGATTTTATGGTTTGCAAAAGATCCGATCGCGATCGGACTCCTCGACAAGCTTCGAGCAAATTTAGACTATCTTTTGGTTGGGCGCTTTATTGGTGTGGAAGCCTTGGGAGTTTACTATTTTGCGTTTAATGCAGGGCTAGGAATTAGTTTGAATGTGATCCGAATGTTTGCAATTACGTTACTCCCCTATTTCTGTGAGGTGCGCGGAGAGATTGACCGACTTCGAGAAAAGTACTTTAAGGGGTTGAAGGTGATTGCAGCGATCGCATTACCTATCATTGTTCTTCAGAGTAGCTTAGCGCCATTCTATGTTCCGATCGTGTTCGGGCAAAGATGGATCGAAGCCATTCCTGTAATGATTCTGATTTGTCTATCAGCGATTCCTCGTCCGTTTGCGCTGGCGGCTGAACAATTGTTGCTTAGCGTTGATAAAGGTTGGATTAGCTTACGTTGGAATTTGATCTTTACGACGATTTTTGCAGCGGCGCTTTTAATTTCGGTGCAGTGGAACATTTTAACCGTTGCAGCTTGTGTGTTAGTGGTGCATTTAGTCGCGTTGCCTGTTTTTGTGGTTTGGACAACACGATATGTATTTGGTCGATCGCTAATCTGGTCAAAATAATGAACGTTTCTATTGTTATTCCGACTTACAATGCGGCTCATGTGTTGCCTGAAGCGATCGATTCTGTTCTCGCTCAGACTTTCACGGATTGGGAACTGTTAGTCATTGATGATGGTTCGACAGATCATACTCAGGAAGTTGTGAAAGCTTACAATGACGATCGCCTCAAATTAATCTATCAAACCAATCGCGGCGTATCATCGGCTCGAAATCATGGAGCAATGCGATCGCAAGGTGAACTGATTGCTTTTTTAGATGCAGACGATCGCTGGTTGCCGAATAAATTGAGTGTCCACGTCGAATTCATGAATTCGCACCCAAATGTACAAGTGAGTTTTGCGAGAGTCGAATTTCTCACCGTTGATGGCATTCCAACAAATAAACTAACAAATTGTCCCCTAACAAATCTATCAGCCGCAGATTTTCTTTATCTCAATCCCACTGTTACTACCTCAAATGTTGTAATCAAGCGTGAACTATTCGAGAAGCTACAAGGATTTGATCAAGCCATTAACTATTCTGAAGATATTGAACTGTTGTTTAGAGGAATGCAGAACTATGACGCAATCATTGAAGGGATTGATCAAGTCTTAGTTCGATATCGAGTTCACAATACGGGACTCTCTTCAACGCTGTATCGCATGGAAGAAGGTTGGCACAAACTGATCGAGAAAGCTAGAACATTGAATCCAGAGTTAGTCAGCCAACATTACCCTTCAGCGTATGCGTCTTATTTGCAATATTTGGCGCGGCAAACATTACGGTTAAAGTCTCCGGCTGCGATCGGGGTTGATTTTGTCAATCGAGCCTTTAAGAGCGATCGTACTTTTATTTTCAAACAACCGAAATTTTTATTGATCTCGATCGCGGTTTATCTCAAGTTCTTCCTTTCCCAATTCAAAACGGCAAATGACTTTTAGAACTCTAGAATTTTGGTTTCTTTGTTTCGCGCTCTGCTTCCTCACCGGAAATCCAATTAATGTCTTTATGTTTGGCGGAACGGGAAGCCAGATTGTTCTTGATGTGCAAGGAAGCTTTCTAGAACCCGCCATCAATATGGGTATCTACACCACTGCGTTTCTATTAATGTTGCCGCGATGGAGAAAGGTTCTGACTCATGTTACTAGAGGAAACTTTGTTGTTTGGTTAGTTGTAATCTTAGTCATAGCTTCAACCACGTGGTCTGATTATCCGCAATTTACTTGGCGACGAAGCATCATTGTATTTGGAGCGACTGTCTTTGGAACTTACTTTGCCACCTGTTTCAACTTCAAACAGCAAGTTCGCGCTCTAATTTTGGCGTTTTGCGGAGTCGTGATCATGAGCTTAGCACTGGGAGCTTTTGTACCGCGATTTGGAACGATGACGCAACCGCCGCATACAGGATCATGGAGAGGCGTGTACATGCACAAACAAGGCTTAGGGAATCAAATGGCTTTGTGTGGTGCATTCTTCCTGGCATTGTTGAACAATGGTTTGTTTAGATCAGAGAAGAGACTGATTATATTTGGGCTAGTGAGTAGTGCGTTTTTGGTTGCAGCTTCTCGATCGTCAACTGGATTGATCTCTTTCGCAGTCCTATCATTAGTCATCTATATCTGTCACTCTCGAAAGTTCGGATTTGGAGTAATGTCGTTTGTGGTGTTGTCACTTTCAGCATTTGGACTGGGTGCGATCGCATTCTATCTTTTGGACAATCTCGAAACTGTGGTCGGATGGTTCGGCAAGGATCTGTCAGTTTCCGGTCGCGATGAGCTTTTCCCGGTGGTTTGGGAGTTAATCCACCAGCGACCCTGGTTAGGTTACGGGTATGAAGCATTTTGGCAGGGACAATACAGCCATGCGGGAACGGTTTGGCAAGCGATCGGATGGCCCGCTCCTCACGCACACAATGGTTTACTAGAGTTGCTCATTGCGTTTGGCTGGATTGGAACTTCGATCTTTTTGTGGACGTTGGGCGTAAGTTTTGTGCGATCGCTCTATCTCATCCGCATTGATAAAACTTCCGAATACATTTTGCCGTTTCTCTTCTTGCTCCAAGTGGTACTCAGCAACATGACCGAGAGAAATCTATTGGGAGGGGGCATCACTTGGGTGCTGTATGTTTGGGTTGCTTTTTTGCCTTGCTACTCGCGCAATCAAATGACTTTGCAGGCATTGAAACAGATTTATCAAAGTAAGCAAGCACAGCCCTTTTGATCGTTCGGGCTGTACTATCTTTACAGGGTGTAGGTGAAGTTTTCGACTAGCATTCCAGGAGTCAAAAATCCGCCTAGATTCCGATGGCTGTAAGTTCCTACATCAGGAATGAACTCTCGAAAACTCGTGAGCGCAATCAAGTTCTCGCCCCAGAATTGATAAAGACTATCATCAAATCGCAGATTCTCGATCGGAGCAACAATTTCGCCATTCTCAACCCAGAAACAAGCATACCGAGTCATTCCGGTAATTCGTCCGGTGGGTCGATCGCTCCAATTCAGATAGTGCAGATTCGAGAGATACAATCCTGTTCCAAGTTCAGCAAGAATACGATCGTGTTCTAAATCCCCCGCAAGAATTTCCGGCGATCGTAGTTCTTCTCCACCTGTTGCACCATTCGCCTCTAGTCCATATTCTTTCGCAGTTCTCGATGAAGTGAGCATATTGACTAACTCACCCGATTCAATCAGCGGAAGTTCTAGAGGTGCAATTTCACCCAGTTCATTAAATCTAGGGATCAATCCCGATTTGAAGTTCTCTTTCAGCGTGAACTTTGGAGATAGCTTCTTTTCTCCTCGTCGCAGTGCACTAAAACAACTGCCGCCTTGTTGATGGGAAGCTTCACTAATGCCACCCCAGGAAAGCATCGTCATGAGTTCCGAAACGGCAGCAGGCGCGAGATAAGTTCGATACTGTCCGCGTTGAATTGTTTTTGGCGGTTGAGCCATTCGAGCTAACTGCGATCGAGATTCTTCAATTTTCGCTTTGTAAGCTGAACTATCCCAATTCGATCCCGCAAATGTTCCTTTTACCGCTTGTCCATCGTCTGTGAACAATGAGTAATCCAGCGAATAAGAATCGGTTGCAAACCAATGTGTTTGTCCAACTGAATCCGCATAAGCTCGAATTACTGATCCAGCCGCATAGATCCCTGTAAAATCCAAATCAGAAACAATCGGTAATACAGTCGAAACCACTTCATCGGGTGCAAGCAATTGACCTGTATGAGCTTCACGGCTCGTATTATTACCAGCAGGAAGCACGAGAAAAGGATTTTTTGGAAGTTGTGCAACTTCTTCGCGTAGAGTCTCGATCGCATCTTTTGCCGTTTGTCGATCGCTTTCTAAATCCCCAGTAAACGGGAACTCTCGATAGCTACTCCGTTGATTACTCATCAACACTAACTGTAAGTTCCCATCATTCACCGTTCCCGTTTGGCGAACTTTCGCATGATTGAACCGAGTAAATTGGCTTTGCTCACTCTCTAAGGTGAGTGTAA
Coding sequences within it:
- a CDS encoding plobable polysaccharide biosynthesis protein (similar to AA sequence:cyanobase_aa:alr3065), with the protein product MWIGKLKSQLSDQLVRGFSWMALMELAHRIMRLGTVVILARTLTPYDYGLTAIVFLTVEFANVFAVQGGITNKLIQADEEDVGVLSDTAYWLNWIVCIAVFIVQCLAAFPIAWFYHDARLILPICVAASVYLIIPVFTVQSGLILRENRMKIIAIANMTNSVISNVLTIGFALMGFGMWSIVLSHVLSNVSWLTVYLKNHRWRPPKTFTLQRWQEILWFAKDPIAIGLLDKLRANLDYLLVGRFIGVEALGVYYFAFNAGLGISLNVIRMFAITLLPYFCEVRGEIDRLREKYFKGLKVIAAIALPIIVLQSSLAPFYVPIVFGQRWIEAIPVMILICLSAIPRPFALAAEQLLLSVDKGWISLRWNLIFTTIFAAALLISVQWNILTVAACVLVVHLVALPVFVVWTTRYVFGRSLIWSK
- a CDS encoding glycosyl transferase family 2 (similar to AA sequence:cyanobase_aa:Cyan7425_2686); this encodes MNVSIVIPTYNAAHVLPEAIDSVLAQTFTDWELLVIDDGSTDHTQEVVKAYNDDRLKLIYQTNRGVSSARNHGAMRSQGELIAFLDADDRWLPNKLSVHVEFMNSHPNVQVSFARVEFLTVDGIPTNKLTNCPLTNLSAADFLYLNPTVTTSNVVIKRELFEKLQGFDQAINYSEDIELLFRGMQNYDAIIEGIDQVLVRYRVHNTGLSSTLYRMEEGWHKLIEKARTLNPELVSQHYPSAYASYLQYLARQTLRLKSPAAIGVDFVNRAFKSDRTFIFKQPKFLLISIAVYLKFFLSQFKTANDF
- a CDS encoding O-antigen polymerase (similar to AA sequence:cyanobase_aa:NIES39_C04950), whose translation is MTFRTLEFWFLCFALCFLTGNPINVFMFGGTGSQIVLDVQGSFLEPAINMGIYTTAFLLMLPRWRKVLTHVTRGNFVVWLVVILVIASTTWSDYPQFTWRRSIIVFGATVFGTYFATCFNFKQQVRALILAFCGVVIMSLALGAFVPRFGTMTQPPHTGSWRGVYMHKQGLGNQMALCGAFFLALLNNGLFRSEKRLIIFGLVSSAFLVAASRSSTGLISFAVLSLVIYICHSRKFGFGVMSFVVLSLSAFGLGAIAFYLLDNLETVVGWFGKDLSVSGRDELFPVVWELIHQRPWLGYGYEAFWQGQYSHAGTVWQAIGWPAPHAHNGLLELLIAFGWIGTSIFLWTLGVSFVRSLYLIRIDKTSEYILPFLFLLQVVLSNMTERNLLGGGITWVLYVWVAFLPCYSRNQMTLQALKQIYQSKQAQPF
- a CDS encoding hypothetical protein (hypothetical protein N9414_20150;~similar to AA sequence:cyanobase_aa:LBDG_25570), with product MTALEQSFNQLVDEIRNQLKPDEQFTLTLESEQSQFTRFNHAKVRQTGTVNDGNLQLVLMSNQRSSYREFPFTGDLESDRQTAKDAIETLREEVAQLPKNPFLVLPAGNNTSREAHTGQLLAPDEVVSTVLPIVSDLDFTGIYAAGSVIRAYADSVGQTHWFATDSYSLDYSLFTDDGQAVKGTFAGSNWDSSAYKAKIEESRSQLARMAQPPKTIQRGQYRTYLAPAAVSELMTMLSWGGISEASHQQGGSCFSALRRGEKKLSPKFTLKENFKSGLIPRFNELGEIAPLELPLIESGELVNMLTSSRTAKEYGLEANGATGGEELRSPEILAGDLEHDRILAELGTGLYLSNLHYLNWSDRPTGRITGMTRYACFWVENGEIVAPIENLRFDDSLYQFWGENLIALTSFREFIPDVGTYSHRNLGGFLTPGMLVENFTYTL